One genomic region from Dermacentor variabilis isolate Ectoservices unplaced genomic scaffold, ASM5094787v1 scaffold_167, whole genome shotgun sequence encodes:
- the LOC142568124 gene encoding uncharacterized protein LOC142568124, with product MAAAALCVIGWSGQVQIGVGFVMPLNKWHYIFKSASDGKCPLEVAWHLWTPVQAGESSLTGQACRTMCRASWKLPATPEKVAALKNCLAKYISDHPMMPPAPHPENHLASLRKHLWSSLLHKQDARASEWKSKYSTSPVMLFQ from the exons atggctgcagcagcactgtgtgtaatcggatggtctggtcag GTACAGATTGGTGTGGGATTTGTGATGCCACTCAACAAGTGGCATTACATATTCAAGTCTGCTTCCGACGGAAAGTGCCCATTAGAGGTGGCATGGCACCTGTGGACACCAGTGCAAGCAGGTGAAAGCAGCCTGACTGGACAGGCCTGCCGGACAATGTGCCGCGCATCTTGGAAGCTTCCGGCAACACCGGAGAAAGTGGCTGCTTTGAAGA ACTGCCTGGCGAAATACATAAGTGACCACCCAATGATGCCACCTGCACCACATCCGGAGAACCACCTTGCTTCCCTGCGAAAGCACCTTTGGAGCTCTCTTTTACACAAGCAGGACGCCAGAGCAAGCGAGTGGAAAAGTAAATACAGTACAAGTCCAGTGAtgctttttcaataa